One Chlorobaculum limnaeum genomic window carries:
- a CDS encoding peroxiredoxin, producing the protein MSQHFDDEAYYEISMPLLGDDFPELKVQTTHGPMNIPGDLKGSWFVLFSHPADYTPVCTTEFVAFQQRAEEFEKLGCKLIGMSVDQVFSHIKWVEWIKDNLDVEITFPIVAANDRIANQLGMLHPGKGTNTVRAVFVGDPNGKVRLVLYYPQEIGRNIDEILRAVKALQISDKNKVAMPADWPNNALLNDRVIVPPANNIADARKRKEQYDCYDWWFCHKPLDK; encoded by the coding sequence ATGTCACAGCACTTTGACGACGAAGCGTACTATGAAATCTCCATGCCGTTGCTCGGGGACGATTTTCCGGAACTCAAGGTTCAGACGACCCACGGCCCGATGAACATTCCGGGAGATTTGAAGGGTTCATGGTTCGTTCTCTTCAGCCATCCGGCTGACTACACGCCGGTCTGCACGACCGAGTTCGTCGCCTTCCAGCAGCGGGCGGAGGAGTTCGAGAAGCTCGGCTGCAAGCTCATCGGCATGAGCGTCGATCAGGTCTTCTCCCACATCAAGTGGGTCGAGTGGATCAAGGACAATCTCGATGTCGAGATCACCTTCCCGATCGTGGCGGCCAACGATCGCATCGCCAACCAGCTCGGCATGTTGCATCCCGGCAAGGGCACGAACACTGTGCGGGCCGTCTTCGTTGGCGACCCGAATGGCAAGGTGCGCCTCGTGCTCTACTACCCGCAGGAGATCGGACGCAACATCGACGAGATTCTGCGCGCGGTCAAGGCGCTCCAGATTTCCGACAAAAACAAGGTAGCCATGCCTGCCGACTGGCCGAACAACGCGCTGCTCAACGACCGGGTGATCGTGCCGCCCGCCAACAACATCGCGGACGCCCGAAAGCGCAAGGAGCAGTACGACTGCTACGACTGGTGGTTCTGCCACAAACCGCTCGACAAGTGA
- a CDS encoding Rrf2 family transcriptional regulator, which translates to MKVLNKETDYAVRALISLGMKPDGWVSAKVISGEQAIPYQFLRRILQELIRSGLVESKEGAGGGVRLGKNPAEIGVAEVIEIFQGKVQISECMFRKQLCSNRANCVLRHEIMRIERMVSSEFAKVTIGKLIDDLKAVEAMKG; encoded by the coding sequence ATGAAAGTACTGAACAAAGAGACCGACTACGCCGTCCGGGCGCTGATCTCCCTCGGGATGAAGCCTGACGGTTGGGTGTCGGCCAAGGTGATCTCCGGCGAGCAGGCGATTCCCTACCAGTTCCTGCGGCGCATTTTGCAGGAGCTGATCCGCAGCGGGCTGGTGGAGTCTAAAGAGGGGGCGGGCGGCGGCGTCCGGCTGGGCAAAAATCCCGCCGAAATCGGCGTGGCGGAGGTGATCGAAATCTTCCAGGGCAAGGTGCAGATTTCGGAGTGCATGTTCCGCAAGCAGCTCTGCTCGAACCGCGCCAACTGCGTGCTGCGCCACGAGATCATGCGCATCGAGCGGATGGTGAGCAGCGAGTTTGCAAAAGTGACCATCGGCAAACTGATCGACGATTTGAAAGCGGTCGAAGCGATGAAGGGGTGA
- the hcp gene encoding hydroxylamine reductase, producing MSMHCDQCQESVKGTGCFVRGVCGKDEMTAKLQDTLVYAAEGIALCAEALEGGIDRKYGQFISECLFVTVTNTNFDDVAIVEQIRKALAMRDEVRALAGTTPDHDAATWSGSTREEFLAKAVTCGIDSLSEDADLRSLKSLILYGIKGLAAYTDHAAVLGYNDDEIYAFYVKGLSALTKDLSADELLGLVMETGATAVKAMALLDKANTETYGNPEITTVNIGVGTRPGILISGHDLRDMEDLLKQTEGAGVDVYTHCEMLPANYYPAFKKYDHFVGNYGGSWWKQDREFESFNGPILMTTNCIVPVRESYRGRMFTTGMAGWPGLKHIPARVEGSQKNFSEIIELAKTCQAPTEIENGEIVGGFAHTQVLALADKVVDAVKTGAIKRFVVMAGCDGRHATRQYYTDVAAALPQDTVILTAGCAKYRYNKLALGDIGGIPRVLDAGQCNDSYSLAVIAMKLQEVFGLADINDLPISYDIAWYEQKAVTVLLALLYLGVKGIRLGPTLPEFLTPNIAAAIIEKFDLKGIGTVDADVEAMMAGQ from the coding sequence ATGAGTATGCATTGCGACCAATGTCAGGAGAGCGTGAAAGGAACGGGCTGTTTCGTCCGGGGCGTGTGCGGCAAGGATGAGATGACAGCCAAACTACAGGATACGCTCGTGTACGCCGCCGAGGGGATCGCCCTGTGCGCCGAAGCGCTCGAAGGCGGCATCGACCGGAAGTACGGGCAGTTCATCAGCGAGTGCCTGTTCGTGACCGTCACCAACACCAACTTCGACGACGTGGCTATCGTCGAGCAGATCCGGAAAGCGCTCGCCATGCGCGACGAAGTCAGGGCGCTCGCCGGAACCACGCCCGATCACGACGCCGCCACCTGGAGCGGCAGCACGCGCGAGGAGTTTCTCGCCAAGGCCGTCACCTGCGGCATCGACAGCCTGAGCGAGGATGCCGATCTGCGCTCGCTCAAGAGTCTCATTCTCTACGGTATCAAGGGGCTGGCCGCCTACACCGACCATGCCGCCGTGCTTGGCTATAACGATGACGAGATTTACGCATTTTACGTCAAAGGCCTCTCCGCGCTGACGAAAGATCTCTCCGCAGACGAGCTGCTCGGCCTGGTGATGGAGACCGGTGCGACGGCCGTCAAGGCGATGGCGCTGCTCGACAAGGCCAACACCGAAACCTACGGCAACCCGGAGATCACCACGGTCAATATCGGCGTCGGCACTCGTCCCGGCATTCTCATCTCTGGCCACGATCTGCGCGACATGGAAGACCTTCTCAAGCAGACCGAAGGCGCCGGCGTGGATGTTTATACCCACTGCGAAATGCTGCCAGCGAACTACTATCCAGCCTTCAAGAAGTATGACCACTTCGTCGGTAACTATGGCGGATCGTGGTGGAAGCAGGATCGCGAGTTCGAGAGCTTCAACGGCCCGATTCTCATGACGACCAACTGCATCGTGCCGGTGCGCGAGTCCTATCGCGGTCGCATGTTCACCACCGGCATGGCGGGCTGGCCGGGCTTGAAGCACATCCCGGCGCGCGTCGAAGGCAGCCAGAAGAACTTCTCCGAAATCATCGAGCTGGCCAAAACCTGCCAGGCTCCGACGGAGATCGAGAACGGCGAGATCGTCGGCGGCTTTGCCCACACCCAGGTGCTGGCGCTGGCCGACAAGGTTGTTGATGCGGTCAAGACGGGCGCGATCAAGCGCTTTGTGGTCATGGCCGGATGCGACGGACGCCACGCCACGCGCCAGTACTACACCGACGTAGCCGCCGCGCTGCCGCAGGACACGGTGATTCTCACTGCCGGATGCGCGAAGTACCGCTACAACAAGCTGGCGCTTGGCGACATCGGAGGCATTCCGCGAGTGCTCGACGCCGGCCAGTGCAACGACAGCTACTCGCTGGCGGTCATCGCCATGAAACTCCAGGAGGTGTTCGGACTGGCGGACATCAACGACCTGCCGATCTCCTACGACATCGCCTGGTACGAACAGAAGGCTGTCACGGTGCTGCTGGCGCTGCTCTACCTCGGAGTCAAAGGCATCCGCCTCGGCCCAACACTTCCCGAGTTCCTGACGCCGAATATTGCTGCGGCGATCATCGAAAAATTCGACCTCAAAGGCATTGGCACGGTCGATGCCGACGTCGAAGCGATGATGGCCGGACAGTAG
- a CDS encoding methyltransferase domain-containing protein, whose product MAKHKLDVTIGNVSEVYDGPGGILWEMLMGEQIHVGAEAETDVLARKAGVGAETHLLDVCSALGGPARYLSRNYGCRVTGLDATQRMHAEAIRRTAEAGLSGKLDFVLGNALDMPFPTSTFDVVWGQDAWCYITDKQRLVEECARVLKPGGVLAFTDWLETGPMTDEEWRALNAFMVFPYMETLDGYAALAEAAGLTVVEREDLTPDFATHVQGYLDMVQNDFRQAIIDNYGQEMYKAVEEGITLWRDASAAGKVGRGRLVARK is encoded by the coding sequence ATGGCCAAGCATAAACTCGATGTCACGATAGGCAACGTCAGCGAGGTGTACGACGGCCCGGGCGGGATCCTTTGGGAGATGCTGATGGGCGAGCAGATTCACGTCGGCGCGGAAGCGGAAACTGACGTACTGGCGCGAAAAGCGGGGGTCGGCGCGGAGACGCATCTGCTCGACGTGTGCAGCGCCCTCGGCGGCCCGGCGCGGTATCTGTCAAGAAATTACGGCTGCCGCGTCACCGGCCTCGACGCCACGCAGCGGATGCACGCGGAGGCGATCCGCCGGACGGCAGAGGCGGGGCTTTCCGGCAAGCTCGACTTCGTACTCGGCAACGCGCTCGACATGCCCTTTCCAACCAGTACCTTCGACGTAGTCTGGGGGCAGGATGCGTGGTGCTACATCACCGACAAGCAGCGGCTCGTCGAGGAGTGTGCCCGCGTGCTGAAGCCGGGCGGTGTGCTCGCCTTCACCGACTGGCTGGAGACCGGCCCGATGACGGACGAAGAGTGGAGGGCGCTGAACGCCTTCATGGTCTTTCCCTACATGGAGACGCTCGACGGATATGCGGCGCTCGCCGAAGCTGCCGGGTTGACCGTCGTCGAAAGGGAAGACCTCACGCCAGATTTCGCTACGCACGTTCAGGGTTACCTCGACATGGTGCAGAACGACTTCCGCCAGGCGATCATCGACAATTACGGCCAGGAGATGTACAAAGCGGTCGAAGAGGGCATCACCCTCTGGCGCGACGCTTCGGCGGCAGGCAAGGTGGGGCGGGGGAGGCTCGTCGCCCGAAAATAG
- a CDS encoding LbtU family siderophore porin — translation MNLSFSRSLSLALLGMLCSTGLQAAESNGESVASTRFGKNIALAGLIEVEGSITDPSVGKTSSNIILSTFELGLEAKLNEQISGFATLLYEEDGDDELLVDEAFIRVTPAKVPLFIEAGRITQAFGDFSTGMVADPVTLELAETKHHGTVTLGYEEGLFGARVSAFKADVQKGGDDAVNTIVAALCVADEESEKLRYRVGASWINNIAATDGLSGDYEALDGSTSELVGGVGLSAMAGFGPVDLRAEYITALDEFADGDRAGRKPLAWNLEAGYAVSEPVAVTLRYAGATDFDLRRQYGAAISYEFTENTAVAFEYLREKGRVDEGVKGNRDLFTLQLAMEF, via the coding sequence ATGAACCTCTCTTTCTCCAGATCTCTTTCACTCGCCCTTTTGGGCATGTTGTGCTCGACCGGTCTCCAGGCCGCCGAAAGTAACGGCGAGTCGGTGGCTTCGACGCGATTCGGAAAAAATATTGCCCTCGCCGGTCTTATCGAAGTCGAGGGATCCATCACTGATCCTTCCGTTGGAAAAACCTCCTCGAACATCATCCTTTCAACCTTCGAGCTTGGTCTCGAAGCCAAGCTGAACGAACAAATCAGCGGTTTCGCGACGCTGCTGTACGAAGAGGATGGTGACGACGAGCTGCTGGTGGACGAGGCGTTCATTCGCGTCACGCCTGCGAAGGTTCCGCTCTTTATCGAGGCTGGCCGCATTACCCAGGCTTTCGGTGATTTTTCGACCGGCATGGTGGCCGATCCGGTGACGCTCGAACTTGCCGAAACGAAGCATCACGGCACCGTGACGCTCGGCTATGAAGAGGGGCTTTTCGGCGCGCGCGTGTCGGCGTTCAAGGCCGATGTGCAGAAGGGCGGCGATGATGCGGTCAATACCATCGTCGCCGCTTTGTGCGTGGCCGACGAAGAGAGTGAGAAGCTGCGCTATCGCGTCGGCGCTTCGTGGATCAATAACATCGCGGCCACCGACGGGCTGAGCGGCGATTACGAAGCGCTCGACGGCAGCACTTCGGAGCTGGTCGGCGGCGTGGGGCTTTCGGCGATGGCGGGCTTCGGGCCGGTCGATCTGCGGGCGGAGTACATCACCGCGCTCGACGAGTTCGCCGATGGCGACCGCGCGGGGCGCAAGCCGCTGGCATGGAACCTCGAAGCCGGATACGCCGTCTCGGAGCCGGTAGCCGTAACGCTGCGCTACGCGGGCGCGACAGATTTCGACCTCCGTCGGCAGTATGGCGCGGCCATCAGCTACGAGTTCACCGAGAATACGGCGGTGGCGTTCGAATATTTGCGCGAAAAAGGTCGGGTCGATGAGGGCGTGAAGGGTAATCGCGACCTGTTTACGCTGCAACTGGCAATGGAATTCTGA
- a CDS encoding transposase: MPRGARLDSPGTLHHVIVRGIETRAIVNDDDDRTFFISRMGQIAAKTGTTVYAWALMSNHAHILLKSGQPGLSTFMSRFLTGYSIYYNRRHGRHGHLFQNRYKSIVCQEDAYFLKLVSYIHLNPLRVGMVDSIETLGQFPWCGHEALMGKKRYDWQDADYVLRYFGKQTGAARQAYVDFMQRESYLGQQPNLVGGGLIRSAGGWSEVLSLRRRGDRQFSDERILGSGAFAQEVIDEANAAIIEKVPRSKCSAEVNALVERHCERRGITRHALESGGRSRACSEIRKELAPKLAFDLGLSYAETAPLLGISASAVCQIIRAAKGDRT; the protein is encoded by the coding sequence ATTCCGAGAGGAGCGAGACTCGATTCGCCCGGAACCCTTCACCATGTGATCGTTCGCGGGATCGAAACAAGAGCGATCGTCAACGATGACGACGACCGTACCTTTTTCATCTCCAGAATGGGGCAGATCGCCGCTAAAACCGGCACGACCGTCTATGCGTGGGCGCTGATGAGCAATCATGCGCATATACTGCTCAAAAGCGGACAGCCCGGACTGTCTACCTTCATGAGCAGGTTCCTGACTGGATATTCGATCTATTACAACCGCAGGCACGGGCGACATGGCCACCTCTTCCAGAACCGCTACAAATCGATTGTCTGCCAGGAGGATGCCTATTTTCTGAAACTGGTCAGCTATATCCATCTCAATCCGTTGCGCGTCGGCATGGTCGATTCGATCGAGACGCTTGGTCAATTTCCATGGTGTGGTCATGAGGCGCTGATGGGCAAAAAAAGGTATGACTGGCAGGATGCCGATTATGTACTTCGCTATTTCGGCAAACAGACGGGCGCGGCGCGGCAGGCATATGTCGATTTCATGCAGCGGGAAAGCTATCTCGGTCAGCAGCCCAATCTTGTGGGCGGGGGCCTGATCCGTTCTGCCGGAGGCTGGTCGGAGGTCTTGTCATTGAGGCGGCGCGGAGACAGGCAGTTCAGCGACGAGAGAATCCTCGGCAGCGGAGCGTTTGCGCAAGAGGTGATCGATGAGGCCAACGCCGCGATCATAGAAAAGGTGCCGCGTTCAAAGTGCAGCGCGGAGGTGAATGCGCTGGTTGAGCGACACTGTGAACGTCGCGGCATCACTCGCCATGCGCTGGAGAGCGGAGGACGAAGCCGGGCGTGTTCGGAAATCAGAAAAGAGCTTGCGCCGAAGCTGGCCTTCGACCTCGGATTGTCATATGCGGAAACGGCCCCGCTGCTCGGCATCTCGGCTTCGGCTGTCTGCCAGATCATCCGGGCAGCGAAGGGGGATCGAACGTGA
- a CDS encoding radical SAM/SPASM domain-containing protein — MAACINDHLKRYGGLAAGREEEQKRYFEERRLYALQIETTDACQQGCIYCYAGSTPREHHGLTSHEIRGLLDDAAALEIRAIDWLGGDPLVRPDWYELMQYARSLGLVNNVWTSGLPLKSKEIAARVHEVTEGGFVSVHVDSITPEVYARLHRGGNAHFIDAIVEGVDNLLALGKPADMMINCITYTAEQGPEDAIETMRWWFEEKGLRTCLTMFNPAGMGAEWRAFEPGLDEVQRVYTERDRIDFGGDNISIAAMDTDKFYCGTMATVTFTGDVTPCSVIRDGVANIRETPFREIIARHLDKLVHAELHDVRNLPAPCDTCGNNPHCWGCRASAYHYSGDADGLDPKCWLIRTEQTPNYFSGNSNSHKPSNEEIGLNP; from the coding sequence ATGGCGGCTTGCATCAACGATCATCTGAAGCGATATGGCGGGCTGGCTGCCGGGCGGGAGGAGGAGCAGAAACGGTACTTCGAGGAGCGGCGGCTCTATGCGCTGCAAATCGAGACCACCGACGCCTGCCAGCAGGGGTGCATCTACTGTTACGCCGGCTCGACTCCGCGCGAGCATCATGGCCTCACGTCGCACGAAATCCGCGGCCTGCTCGATGATGCGGCGGCACTCGAAATTCGCGCCATCGACTGGCTCGGCGGCGATCCGCTCGTCCGCCCGGACTGGTATGAACTGATGCAGTACGCCCGGTCGCTGGGCCTTGTGAACAACGTCTGGACGAGCGGCTTGCCGCTGAAAAGCAAGGAGATCGCGGCCCGCGTGCATGAGGTGACTGAAGGTGGCTTTGTCTCGGTGCACGTCGATTCGATCACGCCGGAGGTCTATGCCCGGCTCCATCGCGGCGGCAACGCGCACTTCATCGACGCCATTGTCGAAGGAGTCGATAACCTGCTCGCGCTCGGCAAGCCCGCCGATATGATGATCAACTGCATCACCTATACCGCCGAGCAGGGACCGGAGGACGCCATCGAGACGATGCGCTGGTGGTTCGAAGAGAAGGGACTGCGCACCTGCCTGACGATGTTCAATCCCGCCGGAATGGGCGCGGAGTGGCGGGCGTTCGAGCCGGGTCTCGACGAGGTGCAGCGCGTCTACACCGAGCGCGACCGCATCGATTTCGGCGGCGACAACATCTCCATCGCGGCGATGGACACCGACAAATTCTACTGCGGCACGATGGCCACCGTGACCTTCACCGGTGACGTAACGCCCTGCTCGGTCATTCGCGACGGCGTGGCCAACATCCGCGAGACGCCCTTCCGCGAGATCATCGCCCGCCACCTCGACAAACTCGTTCACGCGGAGTTGCACGACGTGCGTAACCTGCCCGCCCCCTGCGACACCTGCGGCAACAATCCCCATTGCTGGGGATGCCGGGCCAGCGCGTACCACTACAGCGGCGACGCGGATGGCCTCGACCCCAAGTGCTGGCTGATCCGTACAGAGCAAACGCCAAATTATTTTTCTGGCAACAGTAATTCGCATAAGCCATCAAATGAAGAAATTGGGCTAAATCCTTGA
- a CDS encoding class I SAM-dependent methyltransferase: MLQLKTAGYKALDQLRSQGEFPPKWTKIDELEGVTDRFMERFRRERFEVSKELGPGFLIPELIEQATRTAETEHMDNSADGRERLEAVQALDRMNRMTFAYEHQCDLVMPLVAELATNGKPVGILELAAGSGGLAFALAERARQTGIEVSVTASDIVPDMVNEGNRLAGERHLPVSFRRLNAFDLRDLDGLEPGSADLVVISQSMHHFSPGQLALMIASAERHGASAFVGLDGYRSLLLTGGVPLVASLQGIGTFTQDGLISARKFYSEIELDIIAAIATGRQEHRVTCSWPMTMLHARLTPLAGS; the protein is encoded by the coding sequence ATGCTGCAACTGAAAACTGCCGGATACAAGGCGCTCGACCAGCTCCGTTCGCAAGGCGAGTTCCCGCCGAAGTGGACAAAAATCGATGAACTCGAAGGCGTGACCGACCGCTTCATGGAGCGTTTCCGCCGCGAACGCTTCGAGGTCTCGAAAGAGCTTGGACCGGGATTTCTCATTCCGGAGCTGATCGAGCAGGCGACGAGAACCGCTGAGACCGAGCACATGGATAATTCGGCGGATGGGCGGGAGCGGCTCGAAGCAGTGCAGGCGCTCGACCGGATGAACCGGATGACCTTCGCCTACGAACATCAGTGCGACCTCGTAATGCCGCTTGTCGCCGAACTTGCGACGAACGGCAAGCCGGTCGGCATCCTCGAACTCGCGGCGGGATCGGGCGGCCTGGCCTTCGCGCTCGCCGAACGGGCGCGGCAGACGGGCATCGAGGTAAGCGTCACGGCCTCGGACATCGTGCCGGATATGGTGAACGAGGGCAACCGGCTGGCCGGTGAACGGCACCTGCCCGTGAGCTTCCGGCGGCTGAACGCCTTCGACCTGCGCGATCTCGACGGCCTCGAGCCCGGCTCCGCCGATCTGGTGGTCATCTCCCAAAGCATGCACCACTTCTCGCCCGGCCAGCTCGCGCTCATGATCGCGAGCGCGGAGCGCCACGGCGCGTCGGCTTTCGTGGGCCTGGACGGCTACCGCAGCCTCCTGCTCACCGGCGGTGTGCCGCTCGTGGCGAGCCTTCAGGGCATAGGCACCTTCACGCAGGACGGCCTGATCTCAGCCAGGAAGTTCTACTCCGAAATCGAACTCGACATCATCGCCGCCATCGCCACCGGCAGGCAGGAGCATCGCGTGACCTGCTCCTGGCCCATGACGATGCTTCACGCCCGCCTGACACCGCTCGCCGGGTCATGA
- a CDS encoding heme-binding domain-containing protein, translating to MKIGKALTVVLVVLVLIQLIPGNDHQNPPVTGTPEWDSPRTAELFKRACNDCHSNETFWPWYSNVAPISWIINYDVKEGRSKFNVSEWGRTGKNEGDEAAAEVRNGKMPPWFYLPAHPEAKLTPAEKDELVKGLVATFGDEEAAKEQKKAQ from the coding sequence ATGAAAATAGGCAAAGCATTGACAGTGGTTCTGGTCGTCCTCGTGCTCATCCAGCTCATTCCCGGCAACGATCACCAGAACCCGCCCGTCACCGGCACTCCTGAATGGGACAGCCCCCGAACGGCGGAGTTATTCAAACGAGCATGCAACGACTGCCATTCGAACGAAACCTTCTGGCCCTGGTACAGCAACGTCGCCCCCATCTCATGGATTATCAACTACGACGTTAAGGAAGGTCGCTCGAAGTTCAACGTCTCCGAATGGGGCAGAACCGGCAAGAACGAGGGTGACGAGGCTGCTGCTGAAGTCAGGAATGGCAAGATGCCGCCATGGTTCTACCTGCCCGCGCATCCCGAGGCGAAGCTGACGCCTGCCGAAAAGGATGAACTGGTCAAGGGTCTCGTCGCGACCTTTGGGGACGAGGAGGCGGCAAAAGAGCAGAAAAAAGCTCAATGA
- a CDS encoding tetratricopeptide repeat protein, translating into MLKDALGAWRGSEEEISRLIEADPVNADAWNNRAGVRSASGDLAGALADFSMAIELGLRFRERIIAYGNRGIIRCETGDYEGAIEDFSAVIEVRPRKSIMKAALMQRAHAKEKLGDLEGGAADRRLARILSPEMNKQTTEN; encoded by the coding sequence ATGCTGAAGGACGCACTTGGAGCCTGGCGCGGGTCGGAGGAGGAGATCAGTCGCCTGATCGAAGCCGATCCGGTGAACGCCGATGCCTGGAACAACCGGGCGGGAGTCCGGAGCGCCTCGGGCGATCTGGCGGGGGCGCTGGCCGATTTCAGCATGGCGATCGAGCTCGGCTTGCGATTTCGCGAAAGAATCATCGCGTACGGCAATCGCGGAATCATACGATGCGAAACCGGAGACTACGAAGGGGCAATCGAAGATTTCAGCGCGGTGATCGAGGTGCGGCCCCGCAAATCTATCATGAAAGCGGCGCTCATGCAGCGGGCGCACGCAAAAGAGAAGCTTGGTGATCTGGAGGGCGGCGCAGCCGACCGGCGGCTGGCCAGAATCCTGTCACCAGAGATGAACAAACAAACAACTGAAAACTGA
- a CDS encoding PEP-CTERM sorting domain-containing protein codes for MKAAAATIGILFTAMSWTGALADVISSNPITGTNPGADNPYVTGLSGNANITASGIGRGAGITGNTGADRYNAKNWSLPFDANDYFTFTLDAKDGYEINFTSFEYHAQRSTTGPTSFAFRSSIDGFATDIGTPTAAGTTIDLPGDKFYNLTDPIEFRLYGYGSEGGTFSVNDYTFNGTVEAVPEPGTLALVGVGSLLMLASRHRTRKSSEMAA; via the coding sequence ATGAAAGCTGCCGCAGCAACAATCGGCATTTTGTTTACCGCCATGTCCTGGACAGGCGCACTTGCAGACGTCATCAGCTCGAACCCGATAACCGGTACAAACCCAGGTGCCGACAACCCCTATGTGACTGGACTTTCCGGAAACGCGAACATCACGGCATCTGGAATCGGACGCGGCGCAGGAATCACGGGAAACACTGGTGCGGATCGATACAACGCGAAAAACTGGTCACTACCATTTGATGCCAACGATTATTTCACCTTCACGCTGGATGCAAAGGATGGCTACGAAATCAACTTCACCAGTTTTGAATATCACGCCCAGAGATCGACCACTGGGCCAACATCCTTCGCGTTCAGGTCAAGCATTGACGGGTTTGCAACGGACATCGGAACGCCAACCGCAGCAGGAACGACAATTGATCTGCCCGGCGACAAGTTTTATAACCTCACAGACCCAATCGAATTCCGGCTTTATGGTTATGGTTCCGAAGGCGGCACCTTCAGCGTCAACGACTATACCTTTAACGGCACAGTCGAAGCCGTTCCCGAACCCGGTACGCTGGCGCTTGTCGGAGTCGGCTCGTTGCTGATGCTTGCAAGCAGGCATCGCACGCGCAAGTCGTCCGAAATGGCAGCGTGA
- a CDS encoding ATP-binding protein: MKRQIITIDERKCTGCGDCIPGCPEGALQLIDGKARLVSDLFCDGLGACIGHCPTGAMRIETREAEPYDERRVMAESIVKAGPNVIAAHLRHLRDHGANDYLREAVAYLEEQGIPNPLEHSAASAPQAAHPAHAHHGGGCPGSKMMDFRSPNVSAPVSPVGGAVHAPSELRQWPVQLHLVSPIAPYFEGSDLLLAADCVAFAAGDFHNRLLRGKTLAVACPKLDSGLDAYVEKLVAMIDHARINTITVAIMEVPCCGGLLSVVEEASRRASRKVPVKKIVIGVQGDTLSEEWV; encoded by the coding sequence ATGAAACGGCAGATCATAACCATAGATGAAAGAAAATGCACCGGTTGCGGCGACTGCATACCCGGATGCCCTGAAGGGGCCTTGCAGCTTATCGACGGCAAGGCGCGGCTGGTGAGTGATCTCTTCTGCGACGGCCTCGGCGCATGCATCGGCCATTGCCCGACCGGTGCGATGCGGATCGAGACGCGCGAGGCCGAGCCGTACGACGAGCGGCGCGTGATGGCGGAGAGCATCGTGAAGGCCGGGCCGAATGTCATTGCGGCGCACCTGCGCCACCTGCGCGATCACGGCGCCAATGATTACCTGCGTGAGGCGGTGGCCTATCTCGAAGAGCAGGGGATACCGAATCCGCTCGAACACTCCGCCGCTTCGGCTCCACAGGCGGCGCATCCGGCTCACGCGCATCACGGGGGAGGATGCCCCGGCAGTAAAATGATGGATTTCCGTTCACCGAACGTGAGCGCGCCGGTATCCCCGGTTGGGGGTGCGGTTCATGCACCGAGCGAGCTTCGCCAGTGGCCGGTACAGTTGCACCTGGTCAGCCCGATCGCGCCCTATTTCGAAGGTTCCGACCTGCTTCTCGCCGCCGACTGCGTGGCATTCGCGGCAGGCGATTTTCACAACAGGCTCCTGCGCGGCAAAACACTCGCCGTTGCCTGCCCGAAGCTCGACAGCGGCCTCGATGCGTACGTGGAAAAGCTTGTCGCTATGATCGACCATGCGCGCATCAACACTATCACCGTGGCGATCATGGAGGTGCCGTGCTGCGGAGGTCTGCTTTCGGTCGTCGAGGAGGCGTCGAGGAGAGCGTCGCGCAAGGTTCCGGTCAAAAAGATTGTCATTGGCGTGCAGGGCGACACGCTGAGCGAGGAGTGGGTGTGA